The Sphingomonas sanxanigenens DSM 19645 = NX02 genome includes a region encoding these proteins:
- a CDS encoding TonB-dependent receptor produces the protein MIQHSAGVLALGIAIAATPAQAQDSAPTSGSSAGAEDIIVTAQRREERLVDVPIAVSAVSAPALERAEVTSVANIAAIVPNIQINQTVGNNFGPLISIRGLAPSADTSLARDQPVGLYIDGVPIGKSTGAAFDTVDLQRVEVLRGPQGTLYGKNTIGGAVNLITRAPTGDFGGSLVLGAGEFGRFTQRLTVDLPAIGDFKAKVAVAARQNRGYFRNTFNDTHFGKEEMVAARADLVWEPSPNFSAAYAYDITDSKGLPAILAISAGGSVPATSPLIAPYIYPSRPDDGISAQSALASNFRVNGHALTLQFDAGESPLGDLLFKSITARRTMHSYSASDFDGTPNDLLRIILQNDYEQFTQEVQIIGTGSQFRFTLGGFYLDDNYDVFNPRWNFQFGGDRFDLSERGGESKSYAAYGQLTWTPAFADGKLDVTVGGRWTREEKRARELLLSNTNYAANPRGATSGVFQRGPDGTPITRSGQPAAGARPGAGGIGPSDLIPLENEDSWSQFNPEFNIVYKLRPDWSFYGRVATGFKSGGINDTAATNAAFLTPYDPEDLLSFELGTKMTAFDRRVSLNLSVYHSIYKDFQAGVFVPELVTTNIINAGEAKFTGVEVEGAVRPFDALTVNFGFGYVDARYTDFVLPNGTDVTDSYTIPLSPKYNYLIGALHRLPLGFATLETNLNYSWRSSQWATITADPLSKRKAYGLLDGRIALTDIELGRGSTLELAVWGRNLADEKYWISGINLSTFTVRQWGDPRSFGAEARIRF, from the coding sequence ATGATCCAGCACAGTGCAGGCGTATTGGCGTTGGGGATCGCCATCGCGGCAACCCCCGCCCAGGCGCAGGATAGCGCGCCGACCAGCGGCAGCAGCGCCGGCGCCGAAGACATCATCGTCACCGCGCAGCGGCGCGAGGAGCGGCTGGTCGATGTGCCGATCGCGGTCAGCGCGGTCAGCGCACCGGCGCTGGAGCGGGCGGAGGTGACCTCGGTCGCGAACATCGCCGCGATCGTGCCCAACATCCAGATTAACCAGACGGTCGGCAACAATTTCGGGCCGCTCATTTCCATTCGCGGTCTTGCACCCTCGGCCGACACCAGCCTCGCGCGCGACCAGCCGGTGGGGCTCTACATCGATGGCGTGCCGATCGGCAAATCGACCGGCGCGGCGTTCGATACGGTCGATCTCCAGCGGGTCGAGGTGCTGCGCGGGCCGCAGGGCACGCTCTATGGCAAGAACACGATCGGCGGCGCGGTCAATCTGATCACGCGCGCACCGACCGGGGACTTCGGCGGATCGCTGGTGCTGGGCGCGGGCGAGTTCGGCCGCTTCACCCAGCGGTTGACGGTGGACCTGCCCGCGATCGGCGATTTCAAGGCGAAGGTCGCGGTGGCGGCGCGGCAGAACCGCGGCTATTTCCGCAACACCTTCAACGACACCCATTTCGGCAAGGAAGAGATGGTCGCCGCGCGCGCCGATCTCGTCTGGGAACCGTCACCCAATTTCAGCGCCGCCTATGCCTATGACATCACCGACAGTAAGGGGCTGCCCGCGATCCTGGCGATCAGCGCCGGCGGCTCGGTGCCCGCGACCAGTCCGCTGATCGCGCCCTATATCTACCCCAGCCGGCCCGACGACGGCATCTCCGCGCAGAGCGCGCTCGCCAGCAACTTCCGCGTCAACGGCCATGCGCTGACCTTGCAGTTCGATGCCGGGGAGAGCCCGCTGGGCGATCTGCTGTTCAAGTCGATCACGGCGCGACGGACGATGCACAGCTATTCCGCCAGCGACTTCGACGGTACGCCCAACGACCTGCTGCGTATCATCCTGCAGAATGATTATGAGCAGTTTACCCAGGAAGTGCAGATCATCGGCACGGGGTCGCAATTCCGCTTCACCTTGGGTGGGTTCTATCTCGACGACAATTATGACGTTTTCAATCCGCGCTGGAACTTCCAGTTCGGCGGCGACCGTTTCGATCTGAGCGAGCGCGGCGGCGAATCGAAATCCTATGCGGCCTATGGCCAGCTCACCTGGACGCCGGCCTTTGCCGACGGGAAGCTGGACGTCACCGTCGGCGGGCGCTGGACGCGCGAGGAAAAGCGTGCGCGCGAACTGCTGCTGTCCAACACCAACTATGCCGCCAATCCGCGCGGGGCGACCTCGGGTGTGTTCCAGCGCGGGCCCGACGGCACGCCGATCACCCGCAGCGGCCAGCCCGCGGCCGGCGCGCGGCCGGGCGCGGGCGGGATCGGCCCCAGCGACCTCATCCCGCTGGAGAACGAGGATAGCTGGTCGCAGTTCAATCCCGAGTTCAACATCGTCTACAAGCTGCGGCCGGACTGGTCGTTCTACGGGCGCGTCGCGACCGGCTTCAAGAGCGGCGGCATCAACGACACCGCCGCGACCAACGCCGCCTTCCTGACACCCTACGATCCCGAAGACCTGCTGTCGTTCGAACTCGGCACCAAGATGACCGCCTTCGATCGCCGGGTGTCGCTCAACCTCTCAGTCTATCATTCGATCTACAAGGATTTCCAGGCGGGCGTGTTCGTGCCCGAACTGGTGACCACCAACATCATCAACGCCGGCGAGGCCAAGTTCACCGGTGTCGAGGTGGAGGGCGCGGTGCGGCCGTTCGACGCGCTGACGGTCAATTTCGGCTTCGGCTATGTCGACGCGCGCTATACCGATTTCGTGCTGCCCAACGGTACGGACGTAACCGACAGCTACACCATCCCGCTCTCGCCCAAATACAACTATCTGATCGGCGCGCTGCACCGCCTGCCGCTGGGCTTCGCGACGTTGGAGACCAACCTCAACTATAGCTGGCGCAGTTCGCAATGGGCGACGATCACCGCCGATCCGCTGTCGAAGCGCAAGGCCTATGGCCTGCTCGACGGCCGCATCGCGCTGACCGACATCGAACTCGGCCGCGGCAGCACGCTCGAACTCGCGGTGTGGGGGCGCAACCTGGCCGACGAGAAATATTGGATCAGCGGCATCAATCTTTCCACCTTCACCGTGCGGCAATGGGGCGATCCACGCAGCTTCGGCGCCGAGGCGCGGATCCGGTTCTGA
- a CDS encoding MFS transporter: MRPTLDRNAYLCLLAITFVTAIGNTGLISIMPAIGRVIGITDALVASIFSLSALVWAMASPWWAGIADRRGRKPLILLGLVGFAGSMAGCGLAIFAGLQGLLAPAVTFACFFIVRASYGLFGSASATAAQAYVADRTAGFSRVRALTGQAGALSLGTIVGPALAPFLILPPLALAMPMFLFGAAGLVVLAMSAWTIPSEVRKPAARAKGGDAAAPRMWRDAQVAPFFRFGIILASAQAMNLYTLGFVVIDRLGGGPIAAQKAVGLAMVGGALASLVAQWAVVGWLRLTPTAMTQWGGALAAAGNLLMMAGSDYASLAAGFAIASFGYGLGRPGFAAGASLAAGPTHQARVAGTVSSIAGASIVAPPIIAVLLYEWWSPAPFVLAGAALVAITVYSLRNPAISAVRANVS, from the coding sequence ATGCGACCGACGCTCGATCGCAACGCCTATCTGTGCCTGCTGGCGATCACCTTCGTCACCGCGATCGGCAACACCGGGCTGATCTCGATCATGCCGGCGATCGGCCGGGTGATCGGCATCACCGATGCATTGGTGGCGAGCATCTTCTCGCTTTCCGCGCTGGTCTGGGCGATGGCGTCGCCCTGGTGGGCGGGTATCGCCGACCGGCGCGGGCGCAAGCCGCTGATCCTGCTGGGGCTTGTCGGCTTCGCCGGATCGATGGCGGGGTGCGGGCTGGCGATATTCGCCGGGCTCCAGGGCCTGCTTGCCCCAGCCGTGACATTCGCCTGCTTCTTCATCGTGCGCGCCAGCTACGGCCTGTTCGGGTCCGCGTCTGCGACTGCGGCGCAGGCCTATGTCGCCGATCGTACCGCGGGGTTCAGCCGGGTGCGGGCGCTGACCGGGCAGGCGGGGGCGCTCAGCCTGGGAACGATCGTCGGCCCGGCGCTGGCGCCCTTCCTGATCCTGCCGCCGCTCGCGCTGGCGATGCCGATGTTCCTGTTCGGCGCTGCCGGACTCGTCGTGCTGGCGATGAGCGCGTGGACGATCCCGTCCGAAGTGCGGAAACCGGCGGCCCGCGCGAAAGGCGGAGACGCCGCGGCGCCGCGGATGTGGCGCGACGCGCAGGTCGCGCCCTTCTTCCGGTTCGGCATCATTCTCGCCTCGGCGCAGGCGATGAACCTCTATACTTTGGGCTTCGTGGTGATCGACCGGCTGGGCGGCGGCCCGATCGCCGCACAGAAGGCGGTGGGCCTCGCGATGGTCGGTGGCGCGCTCGCCAGCCTGGTCGCGCAATGGGCGGTGGTCGGCTGGCTGCGGCTGACGCCGACCGCGATGACGCAATGGGGCGGAGCGCTGGCGGCGGCGGGCAATCTGCTGATGATGGCGGGCAGCGACTATGCCAGCCTCGCCGCCGGTTTCGCCATCGCCAGCTTCGGCTATGGGCTGGGCCGACCGGGCTTCGCCGCCGGCGCATCGCTGGCGGCGGGGCCGACGCACCAAGCGCGGGTGGCCGGCACCGTCTCGTCGATCGCCGGCGCCTCGATCGTGGCGCCGCCGATCATCGCGGTGCTGCTGTATGAATGGTGGTCGCCCGCGCCCTTCGTGCTGGCGGGCGCGGCGCTGGTCGCGATCACCGTCTACAGCCTCAGAAATCCGGCGATTTCGGCCGTGCGGGCGAATGTTTCCTGA
- a CDS encoding amidohydrolase family protein: MDRYLVISSDGHVGLPPERYRTYLESQYHAAFDEAIEREIRMREEHEKRFLIDDFNTKWRARVGDGLEGAWDGTIRNRVLDQDGVAAEVLFPDGITERNAPPFGADIGLKPFGTRPELQWAGARAHNRWLAEFCIEDPARRIGLAVIPALYDLDETLKEIRWAHEHGLKGVFFPSITDGYDMYNHTKYYPVWDLLQQTKMPLHFHSGGAPAYDTTQPGWIGTYLCEFAFWMTRPLWSMTFGGVFEEYPQLKVLFTEAGGEFWFPWVMQLMDIRASAKHTSGKLGDYNANMTMKPSDYFARNVWVGCSALPDEETTESYYQIGIDRILWGTDYPHPEGTWPSTLEKMVLSLGGLPEADIQKMLGGNALDVYDVDHDALAEIAARIGPAKSHFYKQAAE, from the coding sequence GTGGACAGATATCTCGTGATCTCGTCGGACGGCCATGTCGGCCTGCCGCCGGAGCGCTATCGCACCTATCTGGAGAGCCAATATCATGCGGCGTTCGATGAGGCGATCGAGCGCGAGATCAGGATGCGCGAGGAGCATGAGAAGCGCTTCCTGATCGACGACTTCAACACCAAGTGGCGCGCGCGCGTGGGCGACGGGCTGGAAGGCGCATGGGACGGCACGATCCGCAACCGCGTGCTCGACCAGGATGGCGTCGCCGCCGAGGTGCTGTTTCCGGACGGCATAACCGAACGCAATGCGCCGCCTTTCGGCGCCGACATCGGCCTCAAGCCTTTCGGCACCAGGCCCGAACTGCAGTGGGCGGGCGCCCGCGCACACAATCGCTGGCTCGCCGAGTTCTGCATCGAGGACCCCGCGCGGCGGATCGGCCTCGCCGTCATCCCCGCGCTCTACGACCTCGACGAGACCTTGAAGGAAATCCGCTGGGCGCACGAACATGGCCTGAAAGGTGTGTTCTTCCCGTCGATCACCGATGGCTACGACATGTACAACCACACCAAATATTATCCGGTGTGGGATCTGCTGCAGCAGACGAAGATGCCGCTGCATTTTCATTCGGGCGGCGCGCCCGCTTACGACACGACCCAGCCGGGCTGGATCGGCACCTATCTGTGCGAGTTCGCCTTCTGGATGACGCGGCCGCTGTGGTCGATGACCTTCGGCGGCGTGTTCGAGGAATATCCGCAGCTCAAGGTGCTGTTCACCGAGGCTGGCGGCGAGTTCTGGTTTCCGTGGGTCATGCAGTTGATGGACATCCGTGCCTCCGCCAAGCACACCAGCGGCAAGCTGGGCGACTACAACGCGAACATGACGATGAAGCCGAGCGACTATTTCGCGCGCAACGTGTGGGTCGGCTGCTCGGCATTGCCCGACGAGGAGACCACCGAGAGCTATTACCAGATCGGTATCGACCGCATCCTGTGGGGCACCGACTATCCGCACCCCGAAGGCACATGGCCCTCGACATTGGAGAAGATGGTGCTGAGCCTGGGCGGGCTGCCGGAGGCGGACATCCAGAAGATGCTGGGGGGCAATGCGCTGGACGTTTATGATGTCGACCACGACGCGCTGGCGGAGATCGCCGCGCGGATCGGCCCGGCCAAGTCGCATTTCTACAAACAGGCGGCCGAATAG
- a CDS encoding LysR family transcriptional regulator produces MSAWRGVEEFLAVVSAGSFTGAAEELGVSKSFVSKTVNELEARLGTQLLIRTTRRLSLTAAGEIFHEQCHALQERLVEIEQRVTQFQSAPVGRLRIGLSDIFGTDYMSALLADFSALHPDIVIEPVAYLHESDVQQERFDVVIRYGRLPDSAAKARLFGYLSYCLCASPDYVREHGWPSSAEEVSQHQCLTDATGAFEFNGGDRVRLKGRWKSNSGVALRWAARRGLGLAHLPVSVIRADLAGGNILACDAEWSFHDKEVWVVFSPGIMPAATRSFIDFLAARFTKQKIRPWDWPRMSPTNYPHGIVHEQA; encoded by the coding sequence ATGTCGGCTTGGCGCGGAGTCGAGGAGTTTCTGGCGGTGGTCTCCGCAGGGAGCTTCACGGGCGCGGCCGAGGAACTGGGCGTTTCCAAATCGTTCGTCAGCAAGACGGTGAACGAACTGGAGGCGCGGCTGGGCACGCAATTGCTGATCCGCACCACCCGCCGCCTGTCGCTGACCGCGGCCGGCGAGATCTTCCACGAACAATGCCATGCGCTGCAGGAACGGCTCGTCGAGATCGAGCAGCGCGTCACCCAGTTCCAGTCGGCGCCGGTCGGGCGGTTGCGGATCGGGCTCAGCGACATCTTCGGCACCGACTATATGTCCGCGCTGCTCGCCGATTTCAGCGCGCTGCATCCCGATATCGTCATCGAGCCGGTCGCCTATCTCCACGAATCGGATGTGCAGCAGGAGCGGTTCGACGTCGTCATCCGCTATGGCCGGCTGCCCGATTCGGCTGCCAAGGCGCGGCTGTTCGGCTATCTTTCCTACTGCCTGTGCGCCTCGCCCGACTATGTCCGCGAGCATGGCTGGCCGTCCTCGGCGGAGGAGGTCTCGCAGCACCAGTGCCTGACCGACGCGACCGGTGCGTTCGAGTTCAACGGCGGCGATCGCGTACGGCTGAAGGGGCGGTGGAAGAGCAACAGCGGCGTCGCGCTGCGCTGGGCGGCGCGGCGCGGGCTTGGGCTGGCGCATCTTCCGGTCAGCGTGATCCGCGCCGATCTGGCAGGCGGCAACATCCTCGCCTGCGATGCCGAATGGAGCTTTCACGACAAGGAAGTTTGGGTCGTGTTCTCGCCGGGGATCATGCCGGCGGCGACGCGATCCTTCATCGATTTCCTCGCCGCACGCTTCACCAAGCAGAAGATCCGCCCATGGGATTGGCCGCGCATGTCCCCCACAAACTATCCGCACGGGATTGTCCACGAGCAGGCATGA
- a CDS encoding Rieske 2Fe-2S domain-containing protein, translating to MPQVERFPMGIPFGWFFVGYSDELAVGEVKPLHYFGRDLVLFRNEAGAPGLLDAYCPHLGAHLGHGGTVDGESIRCPFHAWAFKPDGFCSDIPYAKAFPPIAKREPIARPYPIREANGVVWTWYHPLGSAPQYGVIVHDEFTQPGWAKPRRFDWRFASNPQEIAENGVDVAHFEFVHKMDAVPEGTTSYDGHIRHSHAAGERAVKLPDGTTKVIPSSVTTIQNGAGQKFTQLTGVVTLSLMVLATPVEADAVELRFCFTHPEVEPDSFEARAIDAAIANTCGQTGVAGDIPIWHHKIHRKRPLLCDGDGPILRFRRYFEQFYADADTPGSVAAA from the coding sequence TTGCCGCAGGTCGAGCGTTTTCCGATGGGCATTCCCTTCGGCTGGTTCTTCGTCGGCTATTCCGACGAACTCGCGGTCGGTGAGGTGAAGCCGCTCCATTATTTCGGCCGCGATCTGGTGCTGTTCCGCAACGAAGCCGGCGCGCCCGGGCTGCTCGACGCCTATTGCCCGCATCTGGGCGCGCATCTCGGCCATGGCGGAACCGTGGATGGCGAGAGCATCCGCTGCCCGTTCCACGCCTGGGCATTCAAGCCCGACGGCTTCTGCAGCGACATCCCTTATGCCAAGGCCTTTCCGCCGATCGCGAAGCGTGAGCCGATCGCGCGGCCCTATCCGATCCGCGAGGCCAATGGCGTGGTCTGGACGTGGTATCATCCGCTGGGTTCGGCCCCGCAGTATGGCGTGATCGTACATGACGAATTCACCCAGCCCGGCTGGGCGAAGCCGCGCCGCTTCGACTGGCGGTTCGCGAGCAACCCGCAGGAAATCGCCGAGAATGGCGTCGACGTCGCCCATTTCGAGTTTGTCCACAAGATGGACGCGGTGCCCGAGGGCACGACCAGCTATGATGGCCATATCCGCCACAGCCACGCCGCCGGCGAACGCGCCGTGAAGCTGCCGGACGGCACGACGAAGGTCATTCCTTCGAGCGTCACGACGATCCAGAACGGCGCGGGGCAGAAATTCACCCAGCTCACCGGTGTCGTCACCTTGTCGCTGATGGTGCTGGCGACGCCGGTGGAGGCGGACGCGGTGGAACTGCGCTTCTGCTTCACCCATCCCGAGGTGGAGCCCGACAGTTTCGAAGCGCGCGCGATCGACGCGGCGATCGCCAACACCTGTGGCCAGACCGGCGTCGCGGGCGACATTCCGATCTGGCACCACAAGATTCACCGGAAGCGGCCTCTGCTGTGCGACGGCGACGGGCCGATCCTGCGGTTCCGCCGCTATTTCGAGCAATTCTACGCGGATGCGGACACGCCCGGCAGCGTCGCCGCGGCGTGA
- a CDS encoding acetoacetate decarboxylase family protein, producing MSRLRYLQGPAATRSAGALRNTVRSVRAIYETDEAVARALLPQPLVGIERPEVWLQIAHVAMHVADDRTVEIGALTMGINCTYEGTPGAYCFHMAMEGETVVTSGRERFGEPKKVAETSFERQGDHVRATCSRHGITYFALEGRIGGENDAPRAFEEYLFCYKALPSIDTPGQFDGDVFLTRLNWKRNYTTRRDMTGEIRLTESPYDPLIDIPVRRLVAMEYVEGATQTSGQILRTVPGDWIAPHWIGRYDEPTNSGIDLAQPAEKAA from the coding sequence ATGAGCCGACTTCGTTATCTTCAGGGGCCTGCTGCGACGCGCTCGGCGGGCGCGCTGCGCAACACCGTGCGCAGCGTCCGCGCGATCTACGAGACCGATGAGGCGGTGGCGCGGGCATTGCTGCCGCAGCCGCTGGTCGGAATCGAGCGGCCCGAGGTCTGGCTGCAGATCGCGCATGTCGCGATGCATGTCGCCGACGACCGCACCGTCGAGATCGGCGCGCTGACGATGGGCATCAACTGCACCTACGAGGGCACGCCCGGCGCCTATTGTTTCCACATGGCGATGGAGGGCGAGACCGTCGTCACCTCAGGCCGCGAGCGCTTCGGGGAGCCCAAGAAGGTCGCCGAGACCAGCTTCGAGCGTCAGGGCGACCATGTCCGCGCGACCTGCAGCCGCCACGGCATCACCTATTTCGCGCTCGAGGGGCGGATCGGGGGGGAGAATGACGCGCCGCGCGCGTTCGAGGAATATCTGTTCTGCTACAAGGCGCTGCCGTCGATCGACACGCCCGGCCAGTTCGATGGCGACGTGTTCCTGACGCGCCTGAACTGGAAGCGCAACTACACCACCCGACGCGACATGACCGGCGAGATCCGGCTGACGGAATCGCCCTATGATCCGCTTATCGACATCCCCGTGCGCCGGCTGGTCGCGATGGAATATGTCGAGGGTGCGACGCAGACCAGCGGGCAGATCCTCCGCACCGTGCCCGGCGACTGGATCGCCCCGCACTGGATCGGCCGTTACGACGAGCCGACCAATAGCGGCATCGATCTTGCCCAGCCGGCGGAGAAGGCGGCCTGA
- a CDS encoding SDR family NAD(P)-dependent oxidoreductase — protein sequence MESFAGRVAVVTGGASGVGRALAEQLAAAGARVVVADIDAAKLDTVAAELPGAVTGIAVDVTKEASVEALADQVFDRFGAVHLLFNNAGVGLGEAKKTIWSLPANDWHWGIDVNVMGVVHGIKAFVPRMLASGEEGVVINTSSTNGGLRSLPNTPIYAATKAAVTSISEVLHQQLLREGGAVRAAVLFPGPHTVNTAIMASRLVRPRDYAGAEPEEPVAYRTMQDLLKTTGLQMQLTEPEEVASFALEGVRNGRFWLLPESEEGDRMIRSRTETLLARANPASAW from the coding sequence ATGGAGTCGTTCGCGGGGCGGGTGGCGGTCGTCACCGGGGGCGCCAGCGGGGTCGGCCGCGCGCTTGCCGAGCAGCTTGCGGCGGCCGGCGCGCGCGTCGTGGTCGCCGATATCGATGCGGCGAAGCTCGATACGGTGGCCGCCGAACTGCCCGGAGCGGTGACGGGCATCGCGGTGGACGTCACCAAGGAGGCGTCGGTTGAGGCTCTCGCCGATCAGGTCTTCGACCGTTTCGGCGCGGTGCATCTGCTGTTCAACAATGCCGGCGTCGGGCTGGGCGAGGCGAAGAAGACGATCTGGTCGCTGCCCGCGAACGACTGGCACTGGGGCATCGACGTCAACGTGATGGGTGTCGTCCACGGCATCAAGGCGTTCGTGCCGCGGATGCTGGCCTCGGGCGAGGAGGGGGTGGTGATCAACACCTCCTCCACCAACGGCGGGCTGCGGTCGCTGCCCAACACGCCGATCTACGCTGCGACCAAGGCGGCGGTGACGAGCATATCGGAGGTGCTCCACCAGCAATTGCTGCGTGAGGGCGGGGCTGTGCGTGCCGCGGTGCTGTTTCCGGGGCCGCACACGGTGAACACCGCGATCATGGCTTCGCGGCTCGTGCGCCCGCGCGACTATGCCGGCGCCGAGCCCGAGGAGCCGGTCGCCTATCGCACGATGCAGGACCTGCTGAAGACGACCGGGCTGCAGATGCAGTTGACCGAGCCCGAGGAGGTTGCCAGCTTCGCGCTGGAGGGGGTGCGGAACGGCAGATTCTGGCTGCTCCCCGAAAGCGAGGAGGGGGACAGGATGATCCGTTCGCGTACGGAGACGCTGCTCGCGCGCGCCAATCCGGCATCGGCCTGGTGA
- a CDS encoding MFS transporter, whose amino-acid sequence MASIVEKAGVDQAAPASDVRTGGAYRWYVVFVLFLAYSFSAIDARVLTLLVVPIKRDLQLSDFEISLLQGFAFAILYSLAAIPIGRFVDTSLKRTRLVVGGVLFWSAMTMVCGMVRSFGALFAARVGVGVGEATLSPSAYSLISDYFDRGRRALAISFYAIGYPIGSGLALILGAALLDHFTARGPIEMFGLGAHQPWQMVFIAVGLPGLLIAALVMTIREPERRELTATHGTRMPLSAVFVYLGARWQLYGMLLGSTALIALLAIGTSVWYPTFLIRTYGMSTAEVGFYFGTVMLVCGTIGTLTGGWFAGRLVRRGQADANMRIVLVATILKGVPLVIGPLMPTPQLALAFIALGTLVGQASQGVLLAAIQDVTPNQLRGQVTALTLLGVNLVGMGLGGSVIAAITQFGFADEGALRYSIAITGAVVLPLIVLLIVAGMPAYRRGLQEMMGASTE is encoded by the coding sequence ATGGCTTCGATCGTGGAAAAGGCGGGCGTCGACCAGGCCGCCCCGGCAAGCGATGTGCGCACGGGCGGCGCCTATCGCTGGTATGTCGTGTTCGTCTTGTTCCTCGCCTACAGCTTCAGCGCGATCGATGCGCGGGTGCTGACCCTGCTGGTGGTGCCGATCAAGCGCGACCTGCAGTTGAGCGATTTCGAGATCAGCCTGCTGCAGGGCTTCGCCTTCGCGATCCTCTACAGCCTGGCGGCAATCCCGATCGGCCGTTTCGTCGATACCAGCCTCAAGCGGACGCGGCTTGTGGTGGGCGGCGTGCTGTTCTGGTCGGCGATGACGATGGTGTGCGGCATGGTGCGCAGCTTCGGCGCGCTGTTCGCCGCACGCGTCGGCGTGGGGGTGGGGGAGGCGACGCTGAGCCCTTCCGCCTACTCGCTGATCAGCGACTATTTCGATCGCGGCCGCCGCGCGCTGGCGATCAGTTTCTACGCGATCGGCTATCCGATCGGCAGTGGTCTCGCGCTGATCCTTGGTGCCGCGCTGCTCGACCATTTCACCGCGCGCGGCCCCATCGAGATGTTCGGCCTGGGTGCGCACCAGCCGTGGCAGATGGTGTTCATCGCCGTCGGCCTGCCCGGTCTGCTGATCGCTGCGCTGGTGATGACGATCCGCGAACCCGAGCGCCGCGAACTGACCGCGACGCATGGCACGCGGATGCCGCTCTCCGCCGTATTCGTCTATCTGGGCGCGCGCTGGCAACTCTATGGCATGCTGCTGGGTTCGACCGCGCTGATCGCCCTGCTCGCGATCGGCACCAGCGTCTGGTACCCCACCTTCCTGATCCGCACCTATGGGATGAGCACCGCCGAGGTCGGCTTCTATTTCGGAACGGTGATGCTGGTGTGCGGAACGATCGGCACATTGACCGGCGGCTGGTTCGCCGGGCGCCTCGTGCGCCGCGGGCAGGCCGACGCCAATATGCGCATCGTGCTGGTCGCGACGATCCTGAAAGGCGTGCCGCTGGTGATCGGCCCCTTGATGCCGACACCACAACTTGCGCTGGCCTTCATCGCGCTGGGCACGTTGGTCGGACAGGCTTCGCAGGGCGTGCTGCTCGCGGCGATCCAGGATGTGACCCCCAACCAGCTTCGCGGCCAGGTGACGGCACTGACGTTGCTCGGCGTCAACCTCGTCGGCATGGGGTTGGGCGGATCGGTGATCGCGGCGATCACCCAGTTCGGGTTCGCCGATGAGGGCGCGCTGCGCTACTCGATCGCGATCACCGGCGCGGTGGTGCTGCCGCTGATCGTGCTGCTGATTGTCGCAGGGATGCCGGCCTATCGGCGCGGGCTCCAGGAGATGATGGGCGCATCCACGGAATAG
- a CDS encoding Coq4 family protein produces the protein MDNEISSRVSDADFAYYNGSGQKFTTESSTLISSSPYLNHGELRTLIAQEMLRRNGPDLPNTAFIPNVVKILMELENWPRIFQLFEEEKARLPMFKQWLDGRKVSLFKTEELAGAEPGTLRSVIYDFVVNSGYNMDHFFQGMEIKTDFDFYMKERTHTHDIEHMITGFETNHAGEVALLAANSRALYQYFVPELAAFFNRVSSYLKAKTTLKSGLFYPEAFKVELDAEDIGAAQGRSWKHPLFLIPYRDYLDWQIKDLREEFGITNPPPPGEWEWTTAVSEDPRSANDDHAMAAAAE, from the coding sequence ATGGACAATGAAATCTCGTCGCGGGTCAGCGACGCCGACTTCGCCTATTACAACGGCAGCGGCCAGAAATTCACGACCGAGAGTTCGACGCTGATCAGTTCGTCACCCTATCTCAACCATGGCGAGCTTCGCACGCTGATCGCGCAGGAAATGCTGCGCCGGAACGGGCCGGACCTGCCCAATACGGCCTTCATCCCCAATGTCGTCAAGATCCTGATGGAGCTCGAGAACTGGCCGCGCATCTTCCAGCTGTTCGAGGAAGAAAAAGCGCGGCTGCCGATGTTCAAGCAATGGCTCGACGGCCGCAAGGTCTCGCTGTTCAAGACCGAGGAGCTTGCCGGCGCCGAGCCCGGCACGCTGCGCTCGGTGATCTACGACTTCGTCGTCAACAGCGGCTACAATATGGACCATTTCTTCCAGGGAATGGAGATCAAGACCGACTTCGACTTCTACATGAAAGAGCGGACGCACACCCACGATATCGAGCATATGATCACCGGCTTCGAGACCAACCATGCTGGTGAAGTCGCGCTGCTCGCCGCCAATTCGCGCGCGCTGTACCAATATTTCGTGCCCGAGCTGGCGGCCTTCTTCAACCGCGTCAGTTCCTACCTGAAGGCCAAGACGACGCTGAAGAGCGGCCTCTTCTATCCGGAAGCGTTCAAGGTCGAACTGGACGCCGAAGATATCGGCGCCGCGCAGGGCAGGTCGTGGAAGCACCCGCTGTTCCTGATCCCCTACCGTGACTATCTCGACTGGCAGATCAAGGATCTGCGCGAGGAATTCGGCATCACCAACCCGCCGCCGCCGGGCGAATGGGAATGGACCACCGCCGTCAGCGAAGATCCCCGCTCCGCCAACGACGACCACGCGATGGCCGCGGCCGCGGAGTAA